Proteins co-encoded in one Saprospira grandis genomic window:
- the rplC gene encoding 50S ribosomal protein L3, translating into MEGLIGRKIGMTSIYTEGGANVACTVVELGPCTITQVKTQETDGYDALQLGFGERRSKNVSQPLKGHFEGQKAHKEEGAKAASAVKQNKRGQEVTVYPRHLVEFREFYTEKALGETLTAEEVFAEGDTVQVVGTSKGKGFQGVVKRHGFAGVGMRTHGQHNRGRAPGAIGACSYPAKVFKGMRMAGRMGGKRVTVKKLSVMKMFPEKNILLIKGAIPGHKGSIVIVKK; encoded by the coding sequence GTGGAAGGATTAATTGGAAGAAAAATTGGAATGACCAGCATCTACACTGAAGGCGGCGCAAACGTTGCTTGTACTGTAGTAGAGCTGGGGCCCTGCACCATTACTCAGGTGAAGACGCAGGAAACAGATGGTTACGATGCTCTGCAGCTAGGCTTCGGCGAGCGCAGATCAAAAAATGTTAGCCAACCTTTGAAAGGTCACTTTGAAGGCCAAAAAGCCCATAAAGAAGAGGGTGCTAAGGCGGCAAGTGCTGTAAAACAAAACAAGCGTGGACAAGAGGTAACAGTTTACCCTCGTCACTTGGTAGAATTCAGAGAGTTTTACACAGAGAAAGCGCTTGGCGAAACCCTAACTGCCGAGGAGGTATTTGCTGAAGGCGATACAGTACAGGTAGTAGGTACTTCAAAAGGAAAAGGATTTCAGGGTGTTGTAAAACGCCACGGATTTGCTGGTGTGGGTATGCGTACGCACGGTCAGCACAACCGCGGACGTGCACCTGGAGCGATTGGAGCTTGTTCTTACCCTGCAAAGGTATTCAAAGGTATGCGTATGGCTGGCCGTATGGGTGGCAAGCGTGTAACTGTGAAGAAGCTCAGCGTAATGAAAATGTTTCCTGAGAAAAATATTTTGCTAATCAAAGGAGCTATTCCTGGTCACAAGGGCTCTATTGTAATCGTGAAGAAGTAA
- the rpsJ gene encoding 30S ribosomal protein S10, whose amino-acid sequence MNQKIRIKLRSYDHNLVDKSTAKIVQTVRNTGAVVTGPIPLPTEKKVFTVLRSPHVNKKSREQFQLRTHKRLIEIYSSTAKTVSALEKLELPSGVDIQVKLM is encoded by the coding sequence ATGAATCAAAAAATCAGAATCAAGTTACGTTCCTACGATCACAATCTCGTGGACAAGTCTACTGCTAAGATTGTACAAACTGTTCGTAACACCGGCGCAGTTGTTACCGGTCCGATTCCGCTGCCCACCGAGAAGAAGGTATTCACTGTTTTGCGTTCACCGCATGTGAATAAGAAATCACGGGAGCAATTCCAACTGCGTACTCACAAACGCTTGATCGAAATCTATAGCTCTACTGCAAAGACAGTAAGCGCCCTAGAGAAGCTGGAGCTTCCTTCAGGGGTAGATATCCAAGTGAAATTGATGTAA
- the fusA gene encoding elongation factor G gives MAKKDLVFTRNIGIAAHIDAGKTTTTERVLFYTGLTHKIGEVHDGGATMDWMEQEQERGITITSAATTTSWNWKDKSYHVNIIDTPGHVDFTVEVSRSLRVLDGLVFLFCASSGVQPQSETNWRLADGFKVPRIAFVNKMDRTGADFFGTVQQMRDMLGANAVPLQVPIGSEDDFKGVVDLITGQAIVWNEHDMGMTYEVVDMPADLEDTVAEAREQLLEAVADYDESLLEKFFEDPESISAEEIRAAIRSAVCDMSIIPVMCGSAFKNKGVQAVLDAVCAFLPSPLDVEEVKGTNPDTEEEELRPASYDAPFAALAFKIATDPYVGRLAFFRAYSGVLEAGSYILNTRSGKKERISRLYQMHSNQQNAIPEVGAGDIAAAVGFKDIKTGDTLCAVDNPIILESMTFPEPVIGLAIEPKTQKDVEKLGMALAKLMEEDPTFRATYNEETAQTVISGMGELHLEIIVDRLKREFKVEVNQGAPQVNYKEALTTSVTHRERLKKQSGGSGLFADMEFELGPADEEFLESEEFKSGKARLQFEWAIVGGSIDKAYVNPITKGFESMMDNGVLAGYGMDSMKVRVYDGSMHNVDSKPIAFELCAKEGFKAAARQTKPVIMEPIMKLEVITPEEYTGTVIGDLNRRRGLLKGQESRGAAIVVKADVPLSEMFGYITELRTLTSGRASSTMEFSHYAQAPEGIAKKVIEDAKGVAG, from the coding sequence ATGGCAAAGAAAGACCTAGTATTCACTAGAAACATTGGTATTGCTGCACACATTGATGCCGGTAAGACCACTACCACTGAGCGGGTATTGTTCTACACTGGTTTGACTCACAAGATTGGTGAGGTTCACGATGGTGGAGCTACCATGGACTGGATGGAGCAAGAGCAGGAGCGTGGTATCACGATTACTTCTGCAGCGACGACCACCAGTTGGAATTGGAAAGACAAGTCTTACCACGTAAACATTATTGACACACCCGGTCACGTAGACTTTACGGTAGAGGTGTCTCGTTCTTTGCGTGTATTGGACGGACTCGTATTCCTTTTCTGTGCTTCTAGTGGGGTACAGCCTCAGTCTGAAACTAACTGGCGCCTAGCCGACGGTTTCAAAGTTCCTCGTATTGCATTTGTAAACAAAATGGACCGCACAGGTGCTGATTTCTTCGGTACTGTTCAACAGATGCGCGACATGTTGGGTGCCAATGCTGTTCCTCTTCAGGTGCCTATCGGTTCTGAGGATGATTTCAAAGGTGTAGTAGACCTTATCACGGGTCAAGCTATCGTTTGGAATGAGCACGATATGGGTATGACTTATGAGGTTGTAGATATGCCTGCTGACTTGGAGGATACTGTAGCCGAGGCTCGTGAGCAATTGCTAGAAGCTGTTGCTGATTATGATGAGTCTTTGTTGGAGAAATTCTTTGAGGATCCTGAGTCTATCTCAGCTGAAGAAATCCGTGCAGCAATTCGCTCTGCTGTATGTGATATGAGCATTATTCCTGTAATGTGTGGTTCTGCCTTTAAGAACAAAGGGGTACAAGCGGTACTAGATGCAGTATGTGCATTTTTGCCTTCTCCTTTGGATGTAGAGGAAGTAAAAGGAACTAACCCTGATACAGAAGAAGAGGAGCTCCGCCCCGCTTCTTATGACGCTCCTTTTGCTGCTTTGGCCTTTAAGATTGCCACTGACCCCTATGTAGGTCGCTTGGCTTTCTTCCGCGCCTATTCTGGTGTACTCGAAGCTGGTTCTTACATTCTCAATACTCGTTCTGGTAAGAAGGAGCGTATCTCTCGCCTTTACCAAATGCACTCTAACCAACAGAATGCAATTCCTGAGGTAGGTGCTGGTGATATTGCTGCTGCTGTAGGATTTAAGGATATCAAAACTGGTGATACCCTTTGTGCTGTAGACAACCCGATCATTTTGGAAAGTATGACTTTCCCCGAGCCAGTAATTGGTTTGGCGATCGAGCCTAAAACTCAGAAGGATGTAGAGAAGTTGGGTATGGCTCTGGCCAAACTCATGGAGGAAGATCCTACTTTCCGTGCTACATATAATGAGGAAACTGCTCAAACCGTAATTAGCGGTATGGGTGAGTTGCACTTGGAAATCATCGTGGACCGCCTCAAGCGCGAGTTCAAAGTAGAGGTGAACCAAGGTGCTCCTCAAGTAAACTATAAAGAGGCCCTAACTACTTCTGTTACTCACCGCGAACGCTTGAAGAAGCAGTCTGGTGGTTCTGGTCTATTTGCCGATATGGAGTTCGAACTCGGACCTGCTGATGAGGAGTTCCTCGAAAGCGAAGAGTTCAAGTCTGGTAAGGCACGCTTGCAATTTGAGTGGGCTATCGTAGGGGGATCTATCGATAAGGCTTATGTCAACCCCATCACTAAAGGCTTTGAGTCTATGATGGATAATGGCGTATTGGCTGGTTACGGTATGGACTCTATGAAGGTTCGCGTTTATGATGGATCTATGCACAACGTTGACTCTAAGCCTATCGCTTTTGAGCTTTGTGCTAAGGAAGGTTTCAAGGCTGCTGCTCGTCAGACTAAGCCTGTAATCATGGAGCCCATCATGAAATTGGAAGTAATCACTCCTGAAGAGTACACCGGTACCGTTATTGGTGACCTTAACCGTCGTCGTGGCCTCCTAAAAGGTCAGGAATCTCGCGGTGCGGCCATCGTTGTAAAAGCCGATGTACCTCTATCAGAAATGTTTGGTTATATCACTGAACTACGTACCCTAACTTCTGGTCGTGCTTCTTCTACCATGGAGTTCTCTCACTATGCTCAGGCTCCTGAGGGAATCGCCAAGAAGGTAATCGAAGACGCCAAGGGTGTCGCTGGTTAG
- the rpsG gene encoding 30S ribosomal protein S7, with protein MRKRKPKVRQIEPDPRYGDNTITRFVNMMMLDGKKSTAFRVFYDAMDIVGERSEGEETAQEVFHKALKNVMPQVEVRSRRIGGATFQIPTEIRPGRRMSIAMKWMIKYARARSGKGMANKLSQEILAAAKGEGQAVKKKEDTHRMAESNRAFAHFAR; from the coding sequence ATGAGAAAACGTAAACCGAAGGTGCGGCAAATCGAGCCCGATCCGCGCTATGGAGACAACACGATCACAAGATTCGTGAATATGATGATGTTGGATGGCAAGAAGAGCACGGCATTCCGTGTATTCTATGATGCCATGGACATTGTAGGCGAGCGCTCTGAGGGTGAGGAAACTGCTCAGGAGGTATTTCACAAAGCGCTTAAGAACGTAATGCCTCAGGTAGAGGTGCGTTCTCGTCGTATTGGAGGGGCTACCTTCCAAATTCCCACAGAAATTCGTCCGGGTCGCCGGATGTCTATTGCCATGAAGTGGATGATCAAGTACGCCCGTGCGCGTTCTGGTAAAGGGATGGCAAACAAACTCTCTCAAGAAATTTTAGCTGCAGCTAAAGGTGAAGGCCAGGCTGTGAAGAAGAAAGAAGATACGCACCGCATGGCTGAATCTAACCGTGCATTTGCCCACTTCGCACGCTAA
- the rpsL gene encoding 30S ribosomal protein S12, producing MPTINQLVRNGRKLIVKKSKARALDACPQKRGVCTRVYTTTPKKPNSALRKVAKVRLTNGIEVIAYIPGEGHNLQEHSIVLVRGGRVKDLPGVRYTIVRGALDTAGVNDRKQARSRYGTKRPKAAKK from the coding sequence ATGCCAACTATTAATCAATTAGTACGCAACGGAAGGAAGCTTATCGTCAAGAAGAGCAAGGCCAGAGCGTTGGACGCATGTCCTCAGAAACGCGGTGTCTGTACTCGTGTATACACGACTACACCCAAGAAGCCTAACTCAGCTTTGCGTAAAGTAGCCAAGGTACGTTTGACCAATGGTATCGAGGTAATTGCTTACATTCCTGGAGAGGGTCACAACTTGCAGGAGCACTCAATCGTATTGGTACGTGGTGGTCGTGTGAAGGACCTTCCTGGTGTACGTTATACAATTGTACGTGGTGCTTTGGATACTGCGGGTGTAAACGATCGTAAGCAAGCTCGTTCACGTTATGGTACCAAGCGTCCTAAGGCTGCGAAGAAGTAA